One stretch of Cryptosporidium parvum Iowa II chromosome 3, whole genome shotgun sequence DNA includes these proteins:
- a CDS encoding possible prefoldin-related protein, translated as AILEEIEVKMASTSNEHELITKEFLETQKKFEQINERRRILVAQESENQMVSKELELLESDAVIYKLVGSVMVKQSLDDAKSTVSKRLEYITGEIESVNKSFESLQSKLVEKSNQVSYNYQLFITFF; from the coding sequence GCAATTttggaagaaattgaagtAAAAATGGCATCAACTAGCAATGAGCATGAACTTATTACCAAGGAATTTTTAGAAACtcaaaagaaatttgaGCAAATCAATGAAAGAAGACGTATTTTGGTTGCACAAGAAAGCGAAAATCAAATGGTCAGTAAAGAGCTTGAATTGTTGGAGAGTGACGCAGTTATTTATAAGCTAGTCGGAAGTGTGATGGTAAAACAGTCTTTAGATGATGCAAAAAGCACAGTTTCTAAAAGATTGGAGTATATTACTGGTGAAATTGAAAGTGTCAATAAGAGTTTTGAAAGTTTGCAATCAAAACTTGTTGAAAAATCTAATCAGGTGAGTTATAATTAccaattatttattacttttttttaa
- a CDS encoding RING domain protein, whose amino-acid sequence MGNLIERENRGVQYPVREQITRRLSNTEYIFSEALNRNDPRISLNNEKQEKKLISVSKSKAIQNQCHINGLSIRYIPSLKRMRFEYDCIQDSILNIYNSNSLEENLINTEKPIFSHIVPKSLNKEFQCDLKSDLKQNFVLEIKPKSSSTNNTETIQLTFCEQIPKKANNALESQIEIKRQCVLYNGKAFEIQNIFGLSNKSSKASKNDEDSEKCVICLTNNRETILLPCRHACLCKICSNTLFKNTQDCPICRNSVLGVVNIEDSK is encoded by the coding sequence ATGGGTAATTTAATAGAAAGAGAGAATAGAGGAGTGCAATATCCAGTCAGAGAACAAATAACAAGAAGATTGAGTAATAcagaatatatttttagtGAGGCTCTGAATAGGAATGATCCCAGAATTTCACTAAATAACGAAAAGCAAGAAAAAAAGCTGATTAGTGTTAGCAAGTCAAAAGCAATACAAAATCAGTGCCATATTAATGGCTTATCAATCCGATATATACCTTCTTTAAAGAGGATGAGATTCGAATATGACTGTATTCAAGATTCAATTTTGAACATATacaattcaaattcattagAGGAAAACTTAATTAACACAGAAAAACCAATATTCTCCCACATTGTACCAAAGTCTTTGAATAAAGAGTTTCAATGCGACTTGAAATCAGActtaaaacaaaattttgTATTGGAGATTAAGCCAAAAAGTTCTTCCACTAATAATACTGAGACTATCCAGCTAACATTTTGTGAGCAGATCCCAAAGAAAGCAAATAATGCATTGGAAAGCCAGATAGAAATTAAAAGGCAGTGTGTACTTTACAATGGCAAAGCATTTGAAATCCAAAATATATTCGGGTTATCAAACAAATCCAGTAAGGCTTCAAAGAATGATGAAGATTCAGAAAAATGTGTAATTTGTTTAACAAATAATCGGGAAACAATATTGCTTCCCTGTAGGCATGCTTGTCTATGTAAAATATGTAGTAATAcgttatttaaaaatactCAAGATTGTCCAATTTGCAGAAACTCAGTCTTGGGAGTagtaaatattgaagatagTAAGTAA
- a CDS encoding centrin: protein MKNIMRSRPSSSSSLGVNGISGLGGGSGSNLGGNGIGNSYMGSVSKRTELTEQQKMEIKEAFELFDGDSIGYIDIKEVKVAMRALGFDPKKEELKKILSNVELNNGMVSYNDFYDLVETKILQRDPKEEIIKAFKLFDDDETGKITFKNLKRVAKELGENISDEEIQEMIDEADRDGDGEINQEEFIRIMRKTNLF, encoded by the coding sequence atgaagaatattatGAGGTCTCGCCCCTCGTCAAGTTCATCTCTGGGAGTGAATGGGATAAGCGGATTGGGTGGAGGAAGTGGAAGTAACTTGGGTGGAAATGGAATTGGAAATAGCTATATGGGTTCAGTCTCGAAAAGAACAGAACTAACAGAACAGCAAAAAATGGAAATTAAGGAAGCTTTTGAGCTTTTTGATGGGGACTCGATAGGttatattgatattaaGGAAGTAAAAGTGGCAATGAGAGCCTTGGGATTTGATCCAAAGAAAGAggaattaaagaaaattttgtCCAATGTTGAACTAAATAATGGAATGGTTAGCTATAATGATTTTTACGACTTAGTTGAGACTAAAATACTTCAAAGAGACccaaaagaagaaattattaaagcatttaaattgtttgatgatgatgaaacTGGGAAAATCACCTTTAAAAACCTAAAAAGGGTTGCAAAAGAATTAggagaaaatatttctgaCGAggaaattcaagaaatgaTTGATGAAGCTGATAGAGATGGAGATGGAGAAATTAATCAAGAAGAATTTATCCGTATTATGAGAAAGACTAATCTATTTTAA
- a CDS encoding ribosomal protein L14 (transcripts identified by EST): KMTLFTRFVEPGRLCRIQYGPDTGKMCFIIDVINMNRILIDGPSTNVARQSIPLKRLALTDFKAKIPRGARTGTVKKILEKDNTIENFNKTTYGQKCAAKIFKANMTDFERHALLVARKKRQYLV, encoded by the exons aaaatgaCTTTATTTACTCGTTTTGTTGAGCCAGGTCGTCTTTGCAGAATCCAATATGGACCAGACACAGGAAAGATGTGCTTTATTATTGATGTCATTAATATGAATCGTATCTTGATTGACGGTCCATCAACTAATGTAGCTCGTCAGAGTATTCCTCTGAAGAGACTTGCTCTCACTGATTTTAAGGCAAAGATTCCTCGTGGTGCTAGAACTGGAACTGTTAAGAAGATTTTGGAAAAGGACAACACTATTGAGAACTTTAATAAGACCACATATGGTCAGAAATG TGCTGCCAAAATTTTCAAGGCTAATATGACTGACTTTGAGCGTCATGCTCTTTTGGTTGCTCGTAAGAAGAGACAATACCTCGTAA
- a CDS encoding SPAC14C4.06c-like PWI+4CCCH domains, with the protein MESSSGGGSSVGEVVTPEVQSKITSKLQEIFGDDDVSVLTDYICHMVNHNQPKEHIINELKEFLSDEASQFGTWVFQLVESSKNDYSTNNNMPNINHDNGLGKNNSSPNDTHKSSTQSNQNKDSLDFAISNAIKNKSGSGRSKPFQPASSHKNNHSLINHESSSGPMVGNNRLPRVNYRNAPYTRSNNFNQSGAPYNSSNQAANSSTGPSSTHGKIKIRCKNWPNCDKGDHCFYIHPSEACKSWPLCPYGPGCFFIHPTVPCRYGLACYNSLCNYSHPNGWDPNHVEAPVFKYGGYKNSSLIINNNKQSQTIGNANSNSAESNNDNSTNTISINLNQENTDMPSYDSNCNANTGHFNLESEKNNSFGHN; encoded by the coding sequence ATGGAGTCATCTAGTGGAGGAGGTTCTTCTGTTGGAGAAGTTGTCACTCCAGAGGTTCAGTCGAAGATTACGAGCAAATTGCAGGAAATATTTGGAGATGACGATGTTTCAGTATTAACAGATTACATTTGCCACATGGTAAACCATAATCAACCAAAAGAACACATCATCAATGAGCTCAAGGAGTTTCTTTCTGATGAGGCTTCTCAATTTGGGACATGGGTCTTTCAGCTTGTGGAAAGCAGTAAAAACGATTACTCcaccaataataatatgcCAAACATTAATCATGATAATGGCTTGGGCAAGAACAATTCTTCTCCTAATGATACTCATAAGAGTTCCACCCAGTCCAATCAAAACAAGGATTCTTTGGACTTTGCAATCTCTAATGCTATCAAGAATAAATCAGGATCTGGAAGATCAAAACCATTTCAACCCGCTTCCTCACATAAGAATAATCATTCCCTAATTAATCATGAATCTTCTTCTGGTCCAATGGTAGGAAATAATAGACTACCTAGAGTTAATTATAGAAATGCTCCTTACACAAGGTCCAATAACTTTAATCAATCTGGAGCTCCCTATAACTCTTCCAATCAAGCTGCTAATTCATCCACTGGTCCATCTTCTACTCatggaaaaattaaaattagaTGTAAAAACTGGCCTAATTGCGATAAAGGTGATCACTGCTTTTATATTCACCCTAGTGAGGCTTGTAAATCTTGGCCTCTCTGTCCATATGGCCCTGGATGCTTTTTTATTCACCCCACTGTACCCTGTAGGTACGGTTTGGCCTGTTACAATTCTCTTTGCAACTATAGTCATCCAAATGGCTGGGATCCTAATCATGTTGAAGCCCCTGTATTTAAATATGGTGGTTATAAGAACTCCTCCCTcattattaacaataataaacaGTCTCAAACTATTGGTAATGCTAATTCTAATAGTGCTGaatctaataatgataattccACCAACACCATCTCCATAAACTTAAATCAGGAAAATACCGACATGCCTAGCTATGATTCTAACTGCAATGCGAACACTGGACATTTTAACCTGGAATCggagaaaaataattcttttggTCATAATTAA